In Arachis hypogaea cultivar Tifrunner chromosome 2, arahy.Tifrunner.gnm2.J5K5, whole genome shotgun sequence, a genomic segment contains:
- the LOC112751512 gene encoding non-specific lipid-transfer protein 1 — MASLKVACVVTLVCMALVGAPMVQAITCGQVVSALTPCIGYLRMGGNPTPACCSGVRNLNQAAATTADRKTACVCLKNAAGNIGGISPTYSQSLPGKCGVNLPYKFSTSTNCNT; from the coding sequence ATGGCTAGCCTCAAGGTTGCATGTGTGGTTACTTTGGTGTGCATGGCCTTGGTGGGTGCACCAATGGTCCAGGCCATCACATGTGGTCAAGTGGTTAGTGCACTAACACCATGCATAGGGTACTTACGAATGGGGGGAAATCCTACACCAGCATGTTGTAGTGGGGTTAGGAACCTTAACCAGGCTGCTGCCACTACTGCCGACCGCAAGACTGCCTGTGTCTGTCTAAAAAATGCGGCCGGCAATATTGGTGGCATCAGCCCTACCTATTCTCAGTCACTTCCTGGCAAATGTGGGGTTAACCTCCCTTATAAGTTCAGCACTTCCACCAATTGTAACACGTAA
- the LOC112751521 gene encoding non-specific lipid-transfer protein 1-like, translated as MASIKDKVVACVFMVCMAIVGAPIVHAAISCGQVNSALAPCIPYLTKGGVVSPGCCGGVKSLLAAAKTTPDRQAACNCLKTAAGSIHGLIVANAESLPGKCGVSIPYKISTSTNCATIKF; from the exons ATGGCCAGCATCAAGGACAAGGTTGTTGCATGTGTGTTTATGGTTTGCATGGCCATTGTGGGTGCACCAATAGTCCATGCTGCCATCTCATGTGGTCAAGTTAACTCTGCCCTAGCACCATGCATCCCATACCTTACAAAGGGTGGAGTAGTTTCTCCGGGGTGTTGCGGTGGCGTTAAGAGCCTTCTTGCGGCCGCCAAAACCACCCCTGACCGCCAAGCTGCATGCAACTGCCTGAAAACCGCCGCAGGCTCCATTCACGGCCTCATCGTCGCGAATGCCGAGTCTCTTCCCGGAAAATGTGGTGTTAGCATCCCTTACAAGATTAGCACCTCCACCAACTGCGCCAC CATCAAGTTCTGA